In Aedes albopictus strain Foshan chromosome 3, AalbF5, whole genome shotgun sequence, the following are encoded in one genomic region:
- the LOC109408708 gene encoding testis-specific serine/threonine-protein kinase 6-like: MSTKTDNGATSKKTEPNGESELSVFGSKSSITRALNLHGYHMGIKIGKGSFSSVRLAKHISKNQNVQTLACKVIDVRKCTEEFIKKFFPRELSVLMKIRHPHIIKIHSILKRERMVFIFMDYAEGGDLLKHINKNGLMKEPQAKRWFAQLVSALRYLHSIDIAHRDLKCENILISKKGSLLLADFGFARICGEENGTFSNTYCGSAAYAAPEVILGMPYNPMRADVWSLGIILFVMLNAAMPFDDRNLKKLVEDHRNRNYGFDELVDKQLTLAAKHTVFELLNPEPTERIELDQLTKLGWIDENSAKEKKRRLGELCVRGSRSGSGGKTGCKC; the protein is encoded by the coding sequence ATGTCCACCAAGACTGACAACGGAGCAACGAGCAAAAAGACCGAACCCAACGGCGAAAGCGAACTGTCCGTGTTCGGGTCGAAATCGTCCATTACACGGGCGCTGAACCTGCATGGATATCACATGGGCATCAAAATCGGCAAAGGATCGTTTTCCTCGGTTCGCCTAGCCAAACACATCAGCAAAAATCAGAACGTCCAAACGCTGGCCTGCAAAGTGATCGACGTCCGCAAGTGCACCGAGGAGTTCATCAAGAAGTTCTTCCCCCGGGAACTGAGCGTCCTGATGAAGATTCGACATCCGCACATCATCAAGATCCACAGCATTCTGAAACGGGAACGGATGGTGTTCATCTTCATGGATTACGCCGAAGGCGGAGACCTGCTGAAGCACATCAACAAGAACGGACTCATGAAGGAACCGCAAGCCAAGCGATGGTTCGCCCAACTGGTCAGCGCCCTCCGCTATCTGCACTCGATCGACATCGCACACCGGGACCTCAAATGCGAGAACATCCTCATCTCCAAGAAGGGAAGTCTACTCCTGGCGGACTTTGGATTCGCCCGAATCTGCGGCGAAGAAAATGGAACCTTCTCCAACACCTATTGCGGATCCGCGGCCTACGCCGCACCGGAGGTGATCCTTGGCATGCCGTACAATCCGATGCGGGCGGACGTGTGGTCACTCGGGATTATCCTGTTCGTCATGCTGAATGCAGCTATGCCCTTCGACGATCGAAATCTTAAAAAGCTGGTGGAAGATCACCGGAATCGGAATTACGGATTCGACGAGTTGGTGGATAAACAACTGACGTTGGCGGCCAAGCATACCGTTTTCGAGCTGCTGAATCCGGAACCAACGGAGAGGATCGAGCTCGATCAGCTGACCAAGCTGGGATGGATCGACGAGAACTCGGCCAAGGAGAAGAAACGACGGCTGGGTGAGCTTTGCGTTAGGGGTAGTCGAAGTGGATCGGGAGGTAAGACTGGATGCAAGTGTTGA